Proteins encoded within one genomic window of Cellulomonas xiejunii:
- a CDS encoding ABC transporter permease: MPTALADRPAARTAAGPSARPPRRWPGRAGWALAVGVPLLFLTAFFVWPVLEIVGRGFLTDGRLDLGGFGDVFARPRTWRVVGQTLAQAALGTAGAVLLGIPGAYLLYRCRFRGRGALRAFVTVPFVLPTVVVGVAFRSLLVDGGLLGGLGLDGTFAAIVLALVFFNYAVVVRTVGGMWERLDPRAEQAARALGASPWRVLRTVTLPALGPAIASAASLVFLFCATAFGTVLVLGGRRYGTVETEIWIQTTQFLDLRAAAVLSVVQLVVVVGALAFAGRARARTERALTLGVPSVTAHPVRLRDPLDAVAVVVTVVTAGGLLALPLLNLVIRSLRTPRGWGLDNYAALGVPQDTLAVSAWQAAGTSVRTAVDATLIALVVGGLVALVVSRRPRTPSARRAVAGLDALFMLPLGVSAVTVGFGFLVSMDAPLGLPVDLRASPVLVAVAQAVVAVPLVVRTVLPVLRAIDPRQREVAATLGAAPGRVLRTVDLAVALRAVGLALGFAFAVSLGEFGATSFLARPQEPTLPVVIFRLLGRPGAENYGAALAASVLLAALTAGVVAVCERLRRPGIGGAW, from the coding sequence GTGCCGACCGCCCTCGCCGACCGACCCGCCGCGCGCACCGCGGCGGGTCCGTCGGCGCGCCCGCCCCGGCGGTGGCCGGGCCGGGCGGGGTGGGCGCTCGCGGTCGGGGTACCGCTGCTGTTCCTCACGGCGTTCTTCGTGTGGCCGGTCCTGGAGATCGTCGGGCGGGGGTTCCTCACCGACGGCCGCCTCGACCTCGGCGGGTTCGGTGACGTGTTCGCGCGCCCGCGCACGTGGCGCGTCGTGGGCCAGACGCTCGCGCAGGCCGCGCTCGGCACGGCCGGGGCCGTGCTGCTCGGGATCCCCGGCGCGTACCTGCTGTACCGCTGCCGGTTCCGGGGGCGCGGCGCCCTGCGCGCGTTCGTCACCGTGCCGTTCGTGCTGCCCACGGTCGTGGTCGGTGTCGCGTTCCGCTCGCTGCTGGTCGACGGCGGCCTGCTCGGCGGGCTGGGCCTGGACGGCACGTTCGCCGCGATCGTCCTGGCGCTCGTGTTCTTCAACTACGCGGTCGTGGTGCGCACGGTCGGCGGCATGTGGGAGAGGCTCGACCCCCGCGCCGAGCAGGCGGCCCGGGCGCTCGGGGCGTCCCCGTGGCGCGTGCTGCGGACCGTCACCCTGCCGGCGCTGGGCCCCGCGATCGCGTCGGCCGCGTCCCTGGTCTTCCTGTTCTGCGCAACGGCGTTCGGGACCGTCCTCGTCCTCGGCGGACGCCGGTACGGGACCGTCGAGACGGAGATCTGGATCCAGACCACCCAGTTCCTCGACCTGCGGGCCGCAGCCGTGCTGTCGGTCGTGCAGCTGGTCGTCGTGGTCGGCGCCCTGGCGTTCGCCGGCCGCGCGCGCGCCCGGACGGAGCGTGCGCTGACGCTCGGGGTCCCGTCCGTGACGGCCCACCCGGTGCGGCTGCGCGACCCGCTCGACGCCGTGGCCGTCGTCGTCACCGTCGTCACCGCCGGCGGCCTGCTCGCGCTGCCGCTGCTCAACCTCGTGATCCGCTCCCTGCGCACGCCGCGCGGCTGGGGGCTCGACAACTACGCCGCGCTGGGCGTCCCGCAGGACACGCTCGCGGTGTCCGCGTGGCAGGCCGCCGGCACGTCCGTGCGCACGGCCGTCGACGCGACGCTCATCGCCCTGGTCGTCGGCGGGCTCGTCGCGCTCGTCGTGTCGCGGCGCCCCCGCACCCCGTCGGCCCGCCGCGCCGTCGCCGGCCTCGACGCGCTGTTCATGCTGCCGCTCGGGGTGTCGGCCGTGACCGTCGGGTTCGGGTTCCTCGTGTCCATGGACGCGCCGCTGGGCCTGCCGGTGGACCTGCGCGCCTCACCCGTGCTGGTCGCCGTCGCGCAGGCGGTCGTCGCCGTGCCGCTGGTCGTGCGGACCGTGCTGCCCGTGCTGCGCGCGATCGACCCGCGCCAGCGGGAGGTCGCCGCGACGCTCGGTGCGGCGCCCGGCCGCGTGCTGCGCACCGTGGACCTCGCGGTCGCCCTGCGGGCCGTGGGCCTCGCGCTCGGGTTCGCCTTCGCGGTGTCCCTGGGGGAGTTCGGTGCCACGTCGTTCCTCGCGCGACCGCAGGAGCCGACGCTGCCCGTCGTCATCTTCCGGCTGCTGGGCCGCCCCGGCGCCGAGAACTACGGGGCCGCGCTCGCGGCGTCCGTGCTGCTGGCCGCCCTGACTGCGGGTGTCGTGGCCGTGTGCGAGCGGCTGCGCCGCCCGGGGATCGGAGGTGCGTGGTGA
- a CDS encoding ABC transporter ATP-binding protein, with protein sequence MSDGLQVADVVVRYAGAAGPAVDGVDLAVPTGEVVALLGPSGCGKSSLLRAVAGLEPLSGGDVAWDGVSVVDVPVHRRGFGLLFQDGQLFAHRDVAGNVAYGLPERRDRAAREARVAELLDLVGLPGTQRRDVATLSGGERQRVALARALAPRPRLLLLDEPLSALDRALRERLALDLRDVLVATGTTALFVTHDQDEAFAVADRVAVMDAGRLLQVAAPGALWARPASRRVAAFLGYEAFVDVPAPGADVPTAVRALVDAARDAGVALLPAGGVLALAAGAFVVAPDLSPEASPRLAASGDAGPGVTGVVEVLRSRRGRTEVVVDVDAVGRLSALAPAGWTCAPGTRVPLRVDSAAVAGLPG encoded by the coding sequence GTGAGCGACGGTCTGCAGGTCGCCGACGTCGTCGTGCGGTACGCGGGTGCGGCGGGGCCGGCCGTCGACGGCGTGGACCTCGCCGTGCCGACCGGTGAGGTCGTGGCCCTGCTCGGGCCGTCCGGGTGCGGCAAGTCCTCGCTGCTGCGCGCCGTCGCGGGGCTCGAGCCGCTGAGCGGCGGCGACGTCGCGTGGGACGGGGTGTCCGTCGTCGACGTGCCCGTGCACCGGCGCGGGTTCGGCCTGCTGTTCCAGGACGGGCAGCTCTTCGCGCACCGGGACGTGGCCGGCAACGTCGCGTACGGCCTGCCCGAGCGGCGTGACCGCGCGGCGCGCGAGGCCCGCGTCGCCGAGCTGCTCGACCTCGTCGGTCTGCCCGGCACGCAGCGTCGGGACGTCGCGACGCTGTCCGGTGGCGAGCGCCAGCGCGTCGCCCTCGCGCGTGCCCTGGCGCCCCGGCCCCGCCTGCTGCTGCTCGACGAGCCGCTGTCCGCGCTCGACCGCGCCCTGCGCGAGCGGCTCGCGCTCGACCTGCGGGACGTCCTGGTCGCCACCGGCACGACCGCGCTGTTCGTCACGCACGACCAGGACGAGGCGTTCGCCGTCGCCGACCGCGTCGCCGTGATGGATGCGGGCCGGCTGCTGCAGGTCGCCGCACCCGGTGCGCTGTGGGCGCGCCCGGCGTCCCGGCGCGTCGCGGCGTTCCTCGGGTACGAGGCGTTCGTCGACGTGCCCGCGCCCGGCGCGGACGTGCCGACCGCCGTGCGTGCGCTCGTCGACGCGGCGCGTGACGCCGGCGTCGCGCTGCTGCCCGCCGGCGGGGTGCTCGCGCTCGCGGCGGGTGCGTTCGTCGTCGCCCCGGACCTGTCCCCGGAGGCGTCCCCGCGCCTCGCGGCGTCCGGGGACGCCGGCCCGGGCGTCACGGGGGTCGTGGAGGTGCTGCGCTCGCGACGCGGGCGGACCGAGGTGGTCGTCGACGTCGACGCGGTCGGACGCCTGAGCGCGCTCGCGCCCGCCGGGTGGACGTGCGCACCCGGTACACGCGTCCCCCTGCGCGTCGATTCCGCTGCGGTGGCGGGGCTGCCCGGCTAA
- a CDS encoding SRPBCC family protein produces MAFERREVVSVDIESPVATVWQHLRDPRLVRRWFGWDHDGLDAEIREIFVDDAHEVHHHAEGRTTRSLSWRNHDRLTVTARDDEPARTHVAVTRPSHDGLSTFDGVFDEVDEGWMQFVHQLAFALEVHPGQDRVTLVSHGMDAGTRSDPLLFRAGLHGVRGLPVRGHVAATRPDGSRVGGTVFYKGEYQVGIHLHGIAQSLLVLVMRPAVERPPHGTVDATLSTYGLDEAVLSEARQRWSGWWALGRPTASAH; encoded by the coding sequence ATGGCCTTCGAGCGTCGTGAGGTCGTCTCCGTCGACATCGAGTCCCCCGTCGCGACCGTGTGGCAGCACCTGCGCGACCCGCGCCTCGTCCGCAGGTGGTTCGGCTGGGACCACGACGGGCTGGACGCCGAGATCCGCGAGATCTTCGTGGACGACGCGCACGAGGTGCACCACCACGCCGAAGGGCGCACGACGCGCTCGCTGTCGTGGCGCAACCACGACCGGCTGACCGTCACGGCCCGCGACGACGAGCCCGCCCGCACGCACGTCGCGGTGACGCGGCCCAGCCACGACGGGCTGTCGACGTTCGACGGGGTCTTCGACGAGGTGGACGAGGGCTGGATGCAGTTCGTCCACCAGCTCGCGTTCGCGCTCGAGGTGCACCCGGGCCAGGACCGCGTGACGCTCGTGTCGCACGGCATGGACGCCGGCACGCGCAGCGACCCGCTGCTGTTCCGCGCGGGCCTGCACGGCGTGCGCGGCCTGCCGGTCCGTGGTCACGTCGCGGCGACCCGCCCCGACGGGTCGCGCGTCGGCGGCACGGTGTTCTACAAGGGCGAGTACCAGGTGGGGATCCACCTGCACGGCATCGCGCAGTCGCTGCTGGTCCTCGTCATGCGCCCCGCCGTCGAACGGCCGCCGCACGGCACCGTCGACGCGACGCTGTCCACGTACGGCCTGGACGAGGCGGTGCTCAGCGAGGCGCGGCAGCGCTGGTCGGGCTGGTGGGCGCTGGGCCGCCCGACGGCGTCCGCGCACTGA
- a CDS encoding GNAT family N-acetyltransferase produces the protein MTTWSIRELPVPTSLDSPGAWLLHGMVDAQNEAIRAAWGSDDFATTPLRALSQLQHQVDSRRLRFVAVDESADAADPGRVLGFARLDLPLADNTHRGWLEMGVRPGHRGRGIGDALHTAACDAARAEGRTRLMTETEQAVEPPPGPGTLAAPTGEGLVSGTDVPVRFALARGWTLEQVVRHSRLDLPLDLAVLEEHRARAAAAAGPDYRPVTWVDATPASLVEQMAALHVSMSEDEPSGALDVEQEVWDAARVLRDDAQTLGRGEHLLTTAVEHVPSGRLVAYSQLMIPPHTDEFAGQGDTLVDREHRGHRLGMLVKAVQLQRLVEQRPSVRRISTWNAEENRWMLAINIDLGFRPAGGCGVWQRSL, from the coding sequence ATGACGACGTGGTCGATCCGTGAGCTGCCCGTGCCGACGTCCCTCGACTCCCCCGGCGCGTGGCTGCTGCACGGCATGGTGGACGCCCAGAACGAGGCGATCCGCGCGGCGTGGGGCAGCGACGACTTCGCGACCACGCCGCTCCGCGCGCTGTCCCAGCTGCAGCACCAGGTCGACAGCCGGCGGCTGCGGTTCGTCGCGGTCGACGAGTCCGCGGACGCCGCCGACCCCGGCCGCGTCCTGGGCTTCGCACGGCTGGACCTGCCGCTCGCGGACAACACCCACAGGGGCTGGCTGGAGATGGGCGTGCGGCCCGGGCACCGGGGCCGTGGCATCGGCGACGCGCTGCACACCGCGGCGTGCGACGCCGCCCGCGCCGAGGGTCGCACGCGTCTGATGACGGAGACCGAGCAGGCCGTGGAGCCGCCCCCGGGCCCCGGGACGCTGGCCGCGCCCACCGGCGAGGGGCTCGTGTCCGGCACCGACGTGCCGGTGCGGTTCGCGCTCGCGCGCGGGTGGACCCTCGAGCAGGTCGTGCGCCACTCGCGTCTGGACCTGCCGCTCGACCTCGCGGTCCTCGAGGAGCACCGCGCCCGTGCCGCCGCGGCCGCGGGCCCCGACTACCGCCCGGTGACGTGGGTCGACGCGACGCCCGCGTCGTTGGTGGAGCAGATGGCCGCGCTGCACGTCAGCATGAGCGAGGACGAGCCGTCCGGGGCGCTCGACGTCGAGCAGGAGGTGTGGGACGCGGCCCGCGTGCTGCGGGACGACGCCCAGACGCTCGGCCGCGGCGAGCACCTGCTGACCACGGCGGTGGAGCACGTGCCGTCGGGCCGGCTCGTCGCGTACTCACAGCTGATGATCCCGCCGCACACCGACGAGTTCGCCGGGCAGGGGGACACGCTGGTCGACCGGGAGCACCGCGGCCACCGGCTCGGCATGCTGGTCAAGGCGGTCCAGCTGCAGCGGCTCGTCGAGCAGCGGCCGTCGGTGCGGCGCATCAGCACGTGGAACGCCGAGGAGAACCGCTGGATGCTCGCGATCAACATCGACCTGGGGTTCCGGCCCGCGGGCGGCTGCGGGGTGTGGCAGCGCAGCCTGTGA